The following proteins are co-located in the Conyzicola lurida genome:
- a CDS encoding carboxymuconolactone decarboxylase family protein — MTTHPKQVGKGRDMFGDFAPKLAELTDDMLFADVWNRPELSPRDRSLITVAVLTAGGNTEQLGSHLALAEKNGVTREELIEAITHVTLYAGWPKGMSAMGVAKKLFTETK, encoded by the coding sequence ATGACCACCCACCCCAAGCAGGTCGGCAAGGGCCGCGACATGTTCGGCGACTTCGCCCCGAAGCTCGCCGAGCTCACCGACGACATGCTCTTCGCCGACGTCTGGAACCGTCCGGAGCTCTCGCCCCGTGACCGCAGCCTCATCACGGTCGCCGTGCTCACGGCCGGCGGCAACACCGAGCAGCTCGGCTCCCACCTCGCGCTCGCCGAGAAGAACGGCGTCACCCGCGAGGAGCTCATCGAGGCGATCACCCACGTGACCCTCTACGCCGGCTGGCCCAAGGGCATGTCGGCCATGGGCGTCGCCAAGAAGC